The following proteins are encoded in a genomic region of Montipora foliosa isolate CH-2021 chromosome 8, ASM3666993v2, whole genome shotgun sequence:
- the LOC137968454 gene encoding uncharacterized protein codes for MDPSYQERQLPSAWKEANVIPVPKQRPIKDVNKHLRPISLTPIISKIAEEHIVETYIKPAVLDILDPQQFGAIPKSSSTQALISLLHKMYVSTDGNGAANRVVLLDFRKAFDLINHNILVEKLLTLNLPKQVVCWIIDFLMFRKQRTKLSNECYSEWLYVRAGVPQGTKLGPWLFLLMVNELHALGLDVWKFVDDITVLEVVPKGDHSHVKDAIDSLSVQSLLNDFELNEAKRKELRICFSKSPPNFDPVEINAPKDLIIFYITFIRSLLEYACPVFHRALPGYLSDDLERLQRRALRIIFPSLSYSGAIVESGLTTLYQRREEISQRTFIELANDNEHKLYHLLPIRSNSNYATRHQRKFNLPRVKTERCKNSFIMSHIYK; via the coding sequence ATGGACCCCTCCTATCAAGAGAGGCAACTACCTTCTGCCTGGAAAGAAGCAAATGTTATTCCTGTGCCCAAGCAACGACCAATTAAAGATGTTAATAAACACTTGCGGCCGATATCACTCACCCCTATCATCTCCAAGATTGCAGAAGAACACATCGTGGAAACCTACATCAAACCTGCTGTACTTGATATTCTAGATCCACAACAATTTGGTGCAATTCCTAAGTCGAGCTCAACCCAAGCCCTCATCAGTTTATTGCATAAAATGTACGTGAGTACCGATGGAAATGGCGCTGCTAACCGGGTAGTCCTTCTCGATTTTCGTAAAGCCTTCGACCTAATCAACCATAATATACTAGTAGAGAAGCTGTTGACGTTGAACCTCCCCAAGCAAGTTGTGTGCTGGATCATCGATTTTTTAATGTTCCGCAAACAACGCACAAAATTAAGTAACGAGTGCTACTCAGAATGGTTATATGTACGCGCTGGTGTTCCGCAAGGCACTAAGTTGGGACCTTGGTTGTTCCTCCTCATGGTCAATGAACTTCACGCCCTAGGCCTTGATGTATGGAAATTTGTGGACGACATCACTGTCCTAGAGGTTGTTCCCAAAGGCGACCATAGCCATGTAAAAGATGCAATTGATAGCCTGTCTGTGCAATCTCTGTTGAACGACTTTGAACTCAACGAGGCCAAGCGTAAAGAATTAAGAATTTGTTTCTCGAAGTCACCACCAAACTTCGACCCAGTAGAAATAAATGCTCCCAAAGATCTTATCATCTTTTACATTACTTTTATACGATCATTACTGGAATATGCGTGCCCAGTCTTTCATCGCGCTCTTCCTGGATATCTCAGTGACGACTTAGAAAGACTGCAAAGACGTGCGTTAAGGATAATTTTTCCTTCCCTCTCTTACAGTGGTGCCATCGTGGAATCTGGTTTAACTACCCTGTACCAAAGAAGAGAAGAGATATCCCAAAGAACCTTCATTGAACTGGCTAATGACAATGAACACAAACTTTACCATCTTCTTCCTATACGATCTAACAGTAACTACGCTACTAGACACCAAAGGAAATTCAACCTACCTAGAGTCAAGACAGAACGATGCAAAAACAGTTTTATCATGAGTCATATTTAtaagtag
- the LOC137968455 gene encoding uncharacterized protein, translated as MVLVDYRKAFDMVDHELLLQKLEAYGIVDQELRWCRSYLSSRKQAVYLGGVESSQIDLYPDDTTITTSSDSRNISQLELSLTTSVSEIQLWANANRLPLNEEKTKVLMITGKRLESKLRNLLNVTTDRVKTLKIVNSATLLGLEIDNMLSFNLHVEMICKRLSSRIAVLHKIRVFLLLSQRLLYYNAIIRPVLSYVSVIWSSCDKELLNRVLKLQKRTARVVLYADHQASSVALFNRLHWIPFYEQCNRDKCSILYKRIHGSLPSYLDDHLVINHKRHSRKTWYANFNAIYPKYKRETEGERTFAVSASRLWNNVPLSTRKVNSVARFKHNMWTKVFREQHFLHHFHI; from the exons ATGGTGCTTGTGGATTACCGAAAAGCGTTTGACATGGTCGATCACGAACTTCTACTACAGAAGTTGGAGGCTTATGGCATAGTCGATCAAGAGCTCAGATGGTGTCGTTCTTATTTGTCTAGCAGAAAACAAGCAGTTTATTTAGGTGGAGTGGAATC CTCTCAAATTGATCTTTACCCTGATGATACAACAATTACAACTTCTTCGGATTCCAGGAACATATCACAACTGGAACTTTCACTGACCACATCTGTAAGTGAAATTCAGCTTTGGGCTAATGCAAATAGGTTACCTTTAAACGAAGAAAAGACGAAGGTTTTGATGATTACCGGGAAAAGACTTGAATCCAAACTTCGCAATCTGCTGAATGTTACAACAGATAGAGTAAAAACCCTCAAAATTGTAAACAGTGCTACCCTCTTGGGTTTAGAAATTGACAACATgctttcttttaatttgcatGTCGAAATGATTTGTAAGAGGCTTTCTTCGCGGATAGCTGTATTACATAAGATTAGAGTATTTTTGCTGTTATCTCAACGCCTACTTTACTATAATGCTATAATTCGCCCGGTATTGAGTTATGTGAGTGTTATCTGGTCATCGTGTGACAAGGAGTTATTAAATAGAGTTTTAAAGTTACAAAAGCGCACAGCGCGAGTTGTCTTGTACGCAGACCACCAAGCATCATCGGTAGCACTATTTAATAGGCTACACTGGATTCCTTTTTATGAACAATGTAACAGAGACAAATGCTCCATTTTGTACAAACGCATACATGGGTCTCTACCAAGCTACCTGGATGATCACCTAGTAATTAATCACAAACGTCATTCACGGAAAACATGGTACGCTAATTTTAACGCTATTTACCCTAAATATAAAAGAGAAACAGAAGGAGAACGCACATTTGCAGTATCCGCTTCAAGACTCTGGAATAATGTACCCTTATCTACTAGGAAGGTGAATTCTGTAGCCCGTTTTAAGCATAACATGTGGACTAAGGTTTTTAGGGAGCAGCATTTTTTACATCATTTTCATATTTAG
- the LOC137968458 gene encoding zinc finger MYM-type protein 1-like, whose protein sequence is MQNIAVRGHGESRKDIWEVSDISRGNFLELLHLRCKDLPWLQSKLQAQLQLHAQWTSPSIQKSGYFGMIMDETSDISRTKEVSLCLRYVINGETKETFVGFFATASTEGEVLYELAKTAINKLDLWLENISAECFDGAANMSGIRKGLATRMKECSPLGIYLHCYGHLLNLALQETMTENETLRNTRGTIQSLYNFLHGSTKCHALFKDIEIHEEDVALTLKYLSTTRWSCRWAAVRAVLEQVPRIMEALVTLSKDRDPKTYSESNSLLH, encoded by the coding sequence ATGCAAAATATCGCTGTTAGAGGCCATGGAGAAAGTCGAAAGGATATCTGGGAAGTGTCAGATATAAGCAGAGGAAATTTCCTTGAATTACTCCATTTACGATGCAAAGACTTGCCATGGCTGCAGTCAAAACTCCAGGCACAGCTCCAGTTGCATGCTCAGTGGACATCACCCAGTATCCAAAAGAGTGGTTACTTTGGAATGATCATGGATGAAACTTCAGACATCAGTAGAACCAAAGAGGTATCCTTGTGCCTCAGGTACGTTATCAATGGtgagacaaaagaaactttcgttGGTTTCTTTGCCACTGCTTCTACGGAGGGGGAAGTTCTGTACGAGCTCgcaaaaacagccataaatAAGCTGGATTTATGGTTGGAAAACATTAGTGCCGAATGCTTTGATGGCGCTGCGAACATGAGTGGTATTCGCAAGGGCCTTGCTACGCGTATGAAGGAATGTTCACCTCTCGGAATATATTTACATTGTTATGGTCATCTTTTAAATTTGGCTCTTCAGGAGACCATGACTGAAAATGAAACTCTCCGTAATACCCGTGGTACAATCCAGAGTCTTTACAATTTCTTACACGGGAGTACCAAGTGCCATGCCTTATTCAAGGACATTGAAATTCATGAAGAGGATGTTGCCCTTACATTAAAATATTTGAGTACCACTAGATGGTCGTGTCGCTGGGCGGCGGTGAGGGCCGTGCTAGAGCAAGTGCCGAGGATAATGGAAGCCCTGGTCACTTTATCAAAGGATCGCGATCCCAAGACCTACAGCGAAAGTAATTCGCTTCTCCACTga